A window of the Maniola hyperantus chromosome 16, iAphHyp1.2, whole genome shotgun sequence genome harbors these coding sequences:
- the LOC138403412 gene encoding uncharacterized protein, protein MFGYFAMKNSDNYGPYEVEWENYATCRGPKSLNLSVYTPTLIKQPDGSYRYLLNITFTDTVKIEEIRMNVNTIKGGKKTILWNVNVNKPCQHYMLAAMLETYFGVKNCWVKKGDVFVDMPLTELMVKYIGTSFFYGDYLFKVVVNSKKANLACLVFDPTFKKKGKTP, encoded by the exons ATTTTGCGATGAAAAACTCAGATAATTAC GGTCCGTATGAAGTGGAATGGGAGAACTACGCCACATGCCGAGGCCCCAAATCCTTGAATCTGTCCGTATATACCCCAACTCTAATTAAACAGCCCGACGGTTCCTACAGATATCTACTCAATATAACGTTCACAGATACCGTGAAAATTGAAGAG ATAAGAATGAATGTGAACACAATCAAAGGTGGGAAGAAGACGATATTATGGAATGTCAATGTAAACAAACCATGTCAACATTACATGCTGGCGGCCATGCTCGAAACCTACTTCGGAGTGAAAAACTGCTGGGTGAAAAAG GGTGACGTTTTCGTCGACATGCCACTAACGGAGCTCATGGTGAAATACATTGGAACGTCGTTCTTTTATGGAGACTACCTATTCAAAGTTGTCGTTAATTCGAAAAAAGCAAATCTAGCCTGTCTCGTTTTCGATCCAACGTTTAAGAAAAAGGGTAAAACGCCTTAG